Proteins encoded in a region of the Orcinus orca chromosome 8, mOrcOrc1.1, whole genome shotgun sequence genome:
- the CARNS1 gene encoding carnosine synthase 1 isoform X1 yields MLSLDPLGPECDSPLDSKDLEEEEGPWGGGSGLPPPGCFHGSWRHDVALDCKGSPEGAEARAWTVYYYSLLQSCLQQAGLPETQDRSQVPRTGCPGAEVTLCILGSPSTFLSLLLEGGVQSPGNMLLCLSPAWLTKVPAPGQPGEAALLVSKAVSFHPGGLTFLDDFVPPRRATYFLAGLGLGPSRGREAAELARDLTCPTGASAELARLLEDRLLTRRLLARQGDVAVPATLAFTYKPPALLRGGDASPGLRLVELNGKEGQETLVKEEVGAFLHSEALGDALQVAMKLSGWRWRGRQAMRLYPRAELGPVVDTVLALLEKLEEEESVLVEAVCPPARLPFPGSPLPGPELALRICAVVCRTQGDKPLLSKVVCSVGRGDRPLRHQSSLPRTLEAALAQCGLGEASQVAVVRQRVKAAAEAALAAVLTLEASLSAEQRGGRQVRTDFLGVDFALTVAGRALTPVALELNGGLCLEACGALEGLWAAPRPGLAAEEAAAAPLVETMLRRSARCLMEGKQLLLLGAGGVSKKFVWEAARDYGLKLHLVDSDPNHFASQLVQTFIHFNITEHQRDEENARVLAELVRARGLQLDGCFSYWDDCLVLTALLCQELGLPCNPPAAMHVAKQKSRTQLHLLCHHGPPWPAPSLYAVPCCPLESEADVDRAVRQVPLPGVMKLEFGAGAVGVRLVEDASQCHEHFSRIARDLQVEADHPGIGLGWGNAMLLMEFIEGTEHDVDLVLFGGRLLAAFVSDNGPTRLPGFTETAACMPTGLAPEQEAQLVQAAFRCCLGCGLLDGVFNVELKLTRAGPRLIEINPRMGGFYLRDWILELYGVDLLLAAAMVACGLRPALPAHPRARGHLVGVMCLVSQHLQALSSTASRETLQALHDQGLLRLNLLEETLVPGEYEEPYCSVACAGPSPAEARLRLLGLCQGLGIDGPHYPVAYFLSHFK; encoded by the exons ATG CTGTCCCTGGATCCGCTGGGTCCCGAGTGTGACTCCCCCCTGGACTCCAAGGACCTGGAAGAAGAGGAGGGCCCATGGGGTGGGGGCTCTGGCCTGCCACCCCCAGGCTGCTTCCATGGTTCCTGGCGCCATGACGTGGCCCTGGACTGCAAGGGCTCCCCCGAGGGGGCGGAGGCCCGGGCCTGGACTGTCTACTACTACAGTCTCCTGCAGAGCTGTCTGCAGCAAGCTGGCCTTCCGGAGACCCAAGACCGCAGCCAGGTGCCCCGCACAG GCTGTCCTGGGGCGGAGGTGACCTTGTGCATTCTGGGATCGCCCAGCACCTTTCTGTCTCTGCTGCTGGAGGGTGGGGTCCAGAGCCCGG gAAACATGCTCCTTTGCCTGTCCCCTGCCTGGCTGACAAAGGTGCCAGCACCAGGGCAGCCAGGCGAGGCAGCCCTGCTGGTCTCCAAGGCTGTGAGCTTCCACCCGGGGGGCCTGACATTCCTGGACGATTTTGTCCCCCCTCGCCGCGCCACCTACTTCCTggcaggcctggggctggggcctaGCCGGGGTCGAGAGGCAGCTGAGCTCGCTCGCGACCTGACCTGCCCCACAGGAGCCTCAGCCGAGCTGGCCCGGCTGCTGGAGGACCGGCTGCTGACGAGGCGATTGCTAGCTCGGCAGGGTGACGTGGCTGTACCAGCTACCCTGGCTTTCACCTACAAGCCGCCAGCACTGCTGAGGGGAGGGGATGCCAGCCCGGGACTACGGCTGGTGGAGCTGAATGGCAAAGAGGGCCAAGAGACACTGGTGAAGGAAGAAGTAGGGGCTTTTCTGCACTCTGAGGCCCTGGGTGATGCCCTGCAG GTAGCCATGAAGCTCAGTGGCTGGCGCTGGAGGGGGCGGCAGGCAATGCGTCTGTATCCCCGAGCTGAGCTGGGCCCAGTGGTGGACACAGTGCTGGCATTGCTGGAGAAATTAGAGGAGGAGGAGAGTGTCCTGGTGGAGGCTGTATGCCCACCTGCCCGGCTGCCCTTCCCAG GCAGCCCCCTGCCTGGCCCTGAGCTGGCTCTGCGTATCTGTGCTGTGGTCTGTCGGACACAGGGTGACAAGCCCCTGCTGAGCAAG GTGGTGTGCAGCGTGGGCCGTGGGGACCGGCCTCTGCGGCACCAGAGCTCCTTGCCACGGACGCTGGAGGCGGCGCTGGCCCAGTGCGGCCTGGGTGAGGCTTCGCAGGTGGCAGTCGTGCGGCAGCGCGTCAAGGCGGCGGCCGAGGCCGCGCTAGCCGCCGTGCTGACCCTGGAGGCCAGCCTGAGCGCTGAGCAGCGCGGCGGGCGCCAGGTCCGCACTGACTTCCTCG GGGTGGACTTCGCCCTGACGGTGGCCGGCCGCGCGCTGACCCCCGTGGCCCTGGAGCTGAACGGAGGCCTGTGTCTGGAGGCGTGTGGCGCGCTCGAAGGGCTGTGGGCCGCGCCGCGCCCGGGGCTGGCAGCCGAGGAGGCGGCGGCCGCGCCGCTGGTGGAGACGATGCTGCGGCGCTCGGCGCGCTGCCTCATGGAGGGAAAACAGCTGCTGCTGCTCGGCGCGGGCGGTGTCAGCAAGAAGTTCGTGTGGGAGGCGGCGCGCGACTACGGGCTCAAg CTGCACCTGGTGGACTCAGACCCCAACCACTTTGCGTCCCAGCTAGTGCAGACCTTCATCCACTTCAATATAACAGAGCACCAGAGGGATGAGGAGAACGCACGGGTGCTGGCGGAGCTGGTGCGGGCACGCGGCCTGCAGCTAGACGGCTGCTTTTCCTACTGGGATGACTGCCTGGTGCTCACGGCCTTGCTCTGCCAGGAGCTGGGTCTGCCCTGCAACCCGCCAGCCGCCATGCACGTGGCTAAGCAGAAGAGCCGCACCCAGCTGCACTTGTTGTGCCACCATGGCCCACCCTGGCCTGCACCCTCCCTCTATGCTGTGCCCTGCTGCCCATTGGAGAGCGAGGCCGACGTGGACAGGGCTGTCCGCCAGGTGCCCCTGCCAGGTGTCATGAAGCTGGAGTTTGGGGCGGGTGCAGTGGGTGTACGGCTGGTGGAGGACGCGTCACAGTGCCACGAGCACTTTTCCCGGATCGCCCGAGACCTGCAGGTCGAGGCCGACCACCCCGGCATCGGGCTGGGCTGGGGCAATGCCATGCTGCTGATGGAGTTCATCGAGGGCACCGAGCACGACGTGGATCTGGTGTTGTTTGGGGGGAGACTGCTGGCTGCCTTCGTCTCCGACAATGGCCCCACACGGCTGCCTGGCTTCACTGAGACAGCGGCCTGCATGCCCACTGGGCTGGCACCAGAGCAGGAGGCGCAGCTGGTGCAGGCAGCCTTCCGCTGTTGCCTGGGCTGCGGGCTGCTGGATGGGGTCTTCAACGTGGAGCTCAAGCTGACTAGGGCTGGGCCGCGGCTCATCGAGATCAACCCCCGCATGGGTGGCTTCTACCTGCGAGACTGGATCCTGGAGCTTTATGGTGTGGACCTGCTGCTCGCTGCTGCTATGGTGGCCTGCGGCCTGCGGCCTGCCTTGCCTGCCCACCCACGCGCCCGTGGCCACCTGGTGGGTGTCATGTGCCTGGTGTCCCAGCATCTGCAGGCGCTGAGTTCCACCGCCAGCCGCGAGACCCTACAGGCTCTTCATGACCAGGGCCTGCTGCGTCTCAATCTGCTGGAGGAGACCCTTGTGCCTGGAGAATACGAGGAGCCCTACTGCAGTGTGGCCTGTGCTGGGCCCAGCCCGGCCGAGGCCCGTCTCCGCCTGTTGGGCCTCTGCCAGGGCCTGGGCATCGACGGGCCCCACTATCCCGTTGCCTACTTCTTGTCCCACTTCAAATAG
- the CARNS1 gene encoding carnosine synthase 1 isoform X2, whose amino-acid sequence MLLCLSPAWLTKVPAPGQPGEAALLVSKAVSFHPGGLTFLDDFVPPRRATYFLAGLGLGPSRGREAAELARDLTCPTGASAELARLLEDRLLTRRLLARQGDVAVPATLAFTYKPPALLRGGDASPGLRLVELNGKEGQETLVKEEVGAFLHSEALGDALQVAMKLSGWRWRGRQAMRLYPRAELGPVVDTVLALLEKLEEEESVLVEAVCPPARLPFPGSPLPGPELALRICAVVCRTQGDKPLLSKVVCSVGRGDRPLRHQSSLPRTLEAALAQCGLGEASQVAVVRQRVKAAAEAALAAVLTLEASLSAEQRGGRQVRTDFLGVDFALTVAGRALTPVALELNGGLCLEACGALEGLWAAPRPGLAAEEAAAAPLVETMLRRSARCLMEGKQLLLLGAGGVSKKFVWEAARDYGLKLHLVDSDPNHFASQLVQTFIHFNITEHQRDEENARVLAELVRARGLQLDGCFSYWDDCLVLTALLCQELGLPCNPPAAMHVAKQKSRTQLHLLCHHGPPWPAPSLYAVPCCPLESEADVDRAVRQVPLPGVMKLEFGAGAVGVRLVEDASQCHEHFSRIARDLQVEADHPGIGLGWGNAMLLMEFIEGTEHDVDLVLFGGRLLAAFVSDNGPTRLPGFTETAACMPTGLAPEQEAQLVQAAFRCCLGCGLLDGVFNVELKLTRAGPRLIEINPRMGGFYLRDWILELYGVDLLLAAAMVACGLRPALPAHPRARGHLVGVMCLVSQHLQALSSTASRETLQALHDQGLLRLNLLEETLVPGEYEEPYCSVACAGPSPAEARLRLLGLCQGLGIDGPHYPVAYFLSHFK is encoded by the exons ATGCTCCTTTGCCTGTCCCCTGCCTGGCTGACAAAGGTGCCAGCACCAGGGCAGCCAGGCGAGGCAGCCCTGCTGGTCTCCAAGGCTGTGAGCTTCCACCCGGGGGGCCTGACATTCCTGGACGATTTTGTCCCCCCTCGCCGCGCCACCTACTTCCTggcaggcctggggctggggcctaGCCGGGGTCGAGAGGCAGCTGAGCTCGCTCGCGACCTGACCTGCCCCACAGGAGCCTCAGCCGAGCTGGCCCGGCTGCTGGAGGACCGGCTGCTGACGAGGCGATTGCTAGCTCGGCAGGGTGACGTGGCTGTACCAGCTACCCTGGCTTTCACCTACAAGCCGCCAGCACTGCTGAGGGGAGGGGATGCCAGCCCGGGACTACGGCTGGTGGAGCTGAATGGCAAAGAGGGCCAAGAGACACTGGTGAAGGAAGAAGTAGGGGCTTTTCTGCACTCTGAGGCCCTGGGTGATGCCCTGCAG GTAGCCATGAAGCTCAGTGGCTGGCGCTGGAGGGGGCGGCAGGCAATGCGTCTGTATCCCCGAGCTGAGCTGGGCCCAGTGGTGGACACAGTGCTGGCATTGCTGGAGAAATTAGAGGAGGAGGAGAGTGTCCTGGTGGAGGCTGTATGCCCACCTGCCCGGCTGCCCTTCCCAG GCAGCCCCCTGCCTGGCCCTGAGCTGGCTCTGCGTATCTGTGCTGTGGTCTGTCGGACACAGGGTGACAAGCCCCTGCTGAGCAAG GTGGTGTGCAGCGTGGGCCGTGGGGACCGGCCTCTGCGGCACCAGAGCTCCTTGCCACGGACGCTGGAGGCGGCGCTGGCCCAGTGCGGCCTGGGTGAGGCTTCGCAGGTGGCAGTCGTGCGGCAGCGCGTCAAGGCGGCGGCCGAGGCCGCGCTAGCCGCCGTGCTGACCCTGGAGGCCAGCCTGAGCGCTGAGCAGCGCGGCGGGCGCCAGGTCCGCACTGACTTCCTCG GGGTGGACTTCGCCCTGACGGTGGCCGGCCGCGCGCTGACCCCCGTGGCCCTGGAGCTGAACGGAGGCCTGTGTCTGGAGGCGTGTGGCGCGCTCGAAGGGCTGTGGGCCGCGCCGCGCCCGGGGCTGGCAGCCGAGGAGGCGGCGGCCGCGCCGCTGGTGGAGACGATGCTGCGGCGCTCGGCGCGCTGCCTCATGGAGGGAAAACAGCTGCTGCTGCTCGGCGCGGGCGGTGTCAGCAAGAAGTTCGTGTGGGAGGCGGCGCGCGACTACGGGCTCAAg CTGCACCTGGTGGACTCAGACCCCAACCACTTTGCGTCCCAGCTAGTGCAGACCTTCATCCACTTCAATATAACAGAGCACCAGAGGGATGAGGAGAACGCACGGGTGCTGGCGGAGCTGGTGCGGGCACGCGGCCTGCAGCTAGACGGCTGCTTTTCCTACTGGGATGACTGCCTGGTGCTCACGGCCTTGCTCTGCCAGGAGCTGGGTCTGCCCTGCAACCCGCCAGCCGCCATGCACGTGGCTAAGCAGAAGAGCCGCACCCAGCTGCACTTGTTGTGCCACCATGGCCCACCCTGGCCTGCACCCTCCCTCTATGCTGTGCCCTGCTGCCCATTGGAGAGCGAGGCCGACGTGGACAGGGCTGTCCGCCAGGTGCCCCTGCCAGGTGTCATGAAGCTGGAGTTTGGGGCGGGTGCAGTGGGTGTACGGCTGGTGGAGGACGCGTCACAGTGCCACGAGCACTTTTCCCGGATCGCCCGAGACCTGCAGGTCGAGGCCGACCACCCCGGCATCGGGCTGGGCTGGGGCAATGCCATGCTGCTGATGGAGTTCATCGAGGGCACCGAGCACGACGTGGATCTGGTGTTGTTTGGGGGGAGACTGCTGGCTGCCTTCGTCTCCGACAATGGCCCCACACGGCTGCCTGGCTTCACTGAGACAGCGGCCTGCATGCCCACTGGGCTGGCACCAGAGCAGGAGGCGCAGCTGGTGCAGGCAGCCTTCCGCTGTTGCCTGGGCTGCGGGCTGCTGGATGGGGTCTTCAACGTGGAGCTCAAGCTGACTAGGGCTGGGCCGCGGCTCATCGAGATCAACCCCCGCATGGGTGGCTTCTACCTGCGAGACTGGATCCTGGAGCTTTATGGTGTGGACCTGCTGCTCGCTGCTGCTATGGTGGCCTGCGGCCTGCGGCCTGCCTTGCCTGCCCACCCACGCGCCCGTGGCCACCTGGTGGGTGTCATGTGCCTGGTGTCCCAGCATCTGCAGGCGCTGAGTTCCACCGCCAGCCGCGAGACCCTACAGGCTCTTCATGACCAGGGCCTGCTGCGTCTCAATCTGCTGGAGGAGACCCTTGTGCCTGGAGAATACGAGGAGCCCTACTGCAGTGTGGCCTGTGCTGGGCCCAGCCCGGCCGAGGCCCGTCTCCGCCTGTTGGGCCTCTGCCAGGGCCTGGGCATCGACGGGCCCCACTATCCCGTTGCCTACTTCTTGTCCCACTTCAAATAG